One region of Deltaproteobacteria bacterium genomic DNA includes:
- a CDS encoding DUF4258 domain-containing protein: MEHYPTDKPYPSCLIYGQTFGGDPVHSVWAFNDDNQWAVLITVYRPDCQRWIDFRKRRLET, from the coding sequence ATTGAACATTATCCAACTGATAAACCATATCCAAGTTGTCTGATTTACGGGCAGACCTTTGGGGGAGATCCTGTCCACTCTGTGTGGGCTTTCAACGATGACAATCAGTGGGCTGTACTCATCACCGTATATCGTCCGGACTGTCAACGGTGGATCGATTTTCGAAAGAGGAGATTAGAAACGTGA
- a CDS encoding YgiT-type zinc finger protein, whose protein sequence is MMPFDKCPICGGELEEREVEKLLRGGDHTAVVKVQAEVCLHCGERLYPVETVRLFENIRNRLKREQLSGFLPLGQLFMVDKSRLDMITPPDC, encoded by the coding sequence GTGATGCCTTTTGATAAATGCCCGATTTGCGGCGGGGAACTGGAAGAAAGAGAAGTGGAAAAGCTTTTGCGCGGCGGCGATCACACTGCCGTTGTGAAGGTACAGGCAGAGGTCTGCCTCCACTGTGGCGAGCGACTATATCCTGTTGAAACTGTAAGATTATTTGAGAATATCAGGAACCGATTAAAAAGAGAACAACTCTCAGGGTTTCTCCCTTTGGGACAGCTATTCATGGTGGATAAAAGTCGTCTTGACATGATAACGCCACCCGATTGTTAG
- a CDS encoding GxxExxY protein: protein MKENEIGAIVVDCAVMLHRELGPGLLEIVYEVLLAHLIQERGLHVERQVPIPIEFHGIRFDEGFRADMLVERKVILELKSVENINKAHKKQVLTYLRLTGLKLGYLLNFGQALMKDGIFRIVNGTLE, encoded by the coding sequence ATGAAGGAAAATGAGATCGGGGCGATTGTCGTAGATTGTGCCGTGATGCTCCACAGGGAGCTTGGCCCCGGACTGCTCGAGATCGTATACGAGGTTTTGCTTGCCCACCTGATCCAGGAGAGGGGATTACATGTGGAACGGCAGGTTCCGATCCCCATAGAGTTTCACGGAATTCGGTTTGATGAAGGTTTTCGTGCGGACATGCTTGTAGAGAGAAAGGTAATCCTGGAATTGAAGTCAGTGGAAAACATCAATAAGGCGCATAAGAAACAGGTCCTCACCTATCTGAGGCTGACGGGCCTGAAGCTGGGTTACCTGCTCAATTTTGGACAAGCGTTGATGAAGGACGGCATCTTTCGGATCGTGAACGGCACTCTTGAATAA
- a CDS encoding Ig-like domain-containing protein — protein MHKNGMFRTTLAGVALFSLLLLLASCGGGGDDSGGAAGTTGTITLVADVTSIPADGVSSANIRATVRDSAGNPVRHYTDVTFTTTLGRFENGSTSYTMQTQPPLDEKGWPDKSAPPTGIADAALIASTTAGTAKVTVSSSGVTQSINIQIVGGLVAEISLSASSGTVRSDNSDTTTITAKVLDVNNAALKDTTVSFRASDGTLSAPSAVTDENGEATVIFSAGNMDKGNRISTITATSGTVSRQILITVAGTTLGLQTDYTNLEIEAPVGSFGAANDTATLTITATDAGKNPIYNAHLTVSVDPSSTGNVLLSITGGYTDSKGELVVKVTGKAKGNVIVRVEGLGTTATQAYTVGITGEIFSITSPDQDPYDLQKGENLTVVVTAPTQTQVIFATTCGAWDGGISAVVTKAVANKEASAVLNSSDACVATVQVYDADNPNTSDSIKVNIFLPADAASRIYLQAGAYVVAKSTGGVSNTVALEALVRDDSFQIVPNVPVSFSIADSTGGGEFVSPPLAYTLEGTGKAEATFTSGSMSSGAQGVTVNAAVVGKPEVADSIRIVIGGTAASVVIGQSTSIESINSDTSYRLPMTAQVVDSNGNPVPDARISLQLWPKYYRTGVWIPETIGNTNCFPEVTNEYPNEDDTFPGTAFYRNLILDTGEDRNGDGQLTPSSSAAGSLPAEVVADSTGVASFDLIYPKSSAVWILAELTASTLVVGSETRSKTEFVLPYLQSDAQSCSLPDSPYNTSVPTMEIVVTATPDEVYPDEGLSTSSIRALVTQLDQPAPDGTRVSFAIVSGTGGFNSTLTLTEIFATTIAGQAGVTYYSGGRPGDVTIRATLADGTTATVDLKLTRGAGEPFNIDLQFFPPELSADGGDSQSYVRADVTDDEGFPVLDNTLITFAIIEGSGAFGSPFPTGLNEVTTLTTAGIASVIYYSGSTPGDVLIRAQADNGSFAEEVLALVEVIGSMTLTASPASIPADGTSSSAITATIRDNSGNPVPRGTSVIFDTSLGTISTPSVTTPNDSGVVTVSLIAGNTAGIAVVTATATVGTTPLTQSTTVTIGTPIILLTAVPNSIDDGGTTTLTATVRFDDGTPVPGVLVEFRKADAGATTSLDPTVKMTDADGKATVTLTGTLTDPTAAGSTTVTATYGTETANVTIPITVP, from the coding sequence ATGCATAAAAATGGAATGTTTCGGACGACGTTGGCGGGTGTTGCACTGTTCAGCCTTCTTTTACTTCTGGCCTCGTGCGGCGGCGGCGGGGACGATTCCGGAGGCGCGGCCGGCACTACCGGGACGATCACACTTGTGGCCGATGTCACCAGCATCCCGGCGGATGGGGTTAGTTCGGCCAACATCAGAGCGACAGTAAGAGACAGCGCCGGCAACCCGGTCCGTCACTACACCGACGTTACGTTTACCACCACCCTGGGCCGCTTCGAAAACGGCAGCACCAGCTACACCATGCAGACCCAGCCCCCCCTTGATGAAAAAGGGTGGCCGGACAAGTCAGCCCCCCCCACCGGCATTGCGGATGCCGCCTTGATCGCAAGCACCACGGCAGGGACTGCGAAGGTCACGGTAAGTTCAAGCGGTGTGACCCAGTCCATAAACATCCAGATAGTCGGTGGATTGGTGGCTGAGATATCCCTCAGCGCATCCTCAGGGACTGTAAGATCGGATAATTCCGATACCACAACCATTACGGCCAAGGTCCTGGATGTAAACAACGCGGCCCTCAAAGACACTACCGTATCATTCAGGGCATCGGACGGGACATTAAGCGCCCCGAGTGCTGTTACGGATGAAAACGGAGAGGCCACCGTCATATTTTCAGCCGGCAATATGGACAAGGGCAACAGGATAAGCACCATCACCGCAACTTCCGGAACGGTTTCCAGGCAGATACTTATCACGGTCGCCGGAACCACTCTCGGCCTCCAGACAGATTATACGAATCTGGAAATTGAAGCACCTGTCGGCAGTTTCGGAGCAGCCAACGATACGGCCACCCTCACCATTACTGCCACGGATGCCGGAAAGAATCCCATTTACAATGCCCATCTTACCGTAAGCGTGGACCCATCTTCCACAGGCAATGTCTTGCTTTCAATCACCGGCGGCTACACCGACTCCAAAGGGGAACTGGTGGTTAAAGTAACAGGCAAGGCAAAAGGGAATGTGATCGTCAGGGTGGAAGGGTTGGGGACCACTGCTACCCAAGCCTACACCGTCGGCATAACCGGAGAAATATTCAGTATTACGAGTCCGGACCAGGACCCCTATGACCTCCAAAAAGGCGAGAACCTCACGGTTGTGGTAACGGCGCCCACCCAGACCCAGGTAATTTTTGCAACGACCTGCGGCGCCTGGGACGGGGGGATCTCGGCAGTGGTTACAAAGGCCGTTGCAAACAAAGAGGCCTCGGCCGTGCTCAATTCAAGCGACGCGTGCGTTGCTACTGTTCAGGTCTATGACGCAGATAATCCCAATACATCGGATTCGATAAAGGTTAATATATTCCTCCCGGCGGATGCAGCATCCCGGATATATCTGCAGGCGGGCGCCTATGTGGTGGCCAAGTCCACCGGGGGCGTAAGCAATACGGTCGCCCTGGAGGCACTGGTCAGAGACGACTCTTTTCAGATTGTGCCCAATGTGCCGGTCTCGTTCAGCATCGCCGATTCCACAGGCGGGGGAGAATTTGTTTCGCCGCCCCTGGCGTACACCCTGGAGGGAACCGGCAAGGCCGAGGCCACATTTACCTCCGGCTCGATGAGTTCAGGTGCACAAGGGGTAACGGTAAACGCTGCGGTGGTCGGGAAACCGGAGGTCGCCGACAGTATACGCATCGTCATCGGAGGCACTGCCGCCTCGGTCGTCATCGGACAGAGCACTTCCATTGAATCCATAAACAGCGATACCTCCTATAGACTGCCGATGACTGCGCAGGTGGTGGATTCGAACGGCAACCCGGTGCCGGACGCAAGGATTTCTCTGCAGCTCTGGCCGAAATATTACAGAACAGGGGTATGGATACCGGAAACCATCGGTAATACCAATTGTTTTCCAGAGGTTACCAATGAATATCCCAACGAGGACGATACATTTCCCGGCACCGCCTTTTACCGAAATCTTATTCTGGATACTGGAGAAGACAGAAACGGAGACGGTCAGCTTACTCCTTCCAGCTCTGCCGCGGGATCCCTCCCCGCCGAGGTGGTGGCAGACAGCACCGGCGTGGCCTCCTTTGACCTGATCTACCCCAAATCATCCGCGGTGTGGATCCTGGCTGAACTCACCGCGAGCACCCTGGTGGTGGGGTCCGAGACCCGGTCCAAGACTGAATTCGTTCTCCCCTATTTGCAGTCGGACGCACAGTCATGTTCCCTCCCCGACTCCCCGTACAATACTTCAGTGCCAACCATGGAGATCGTGGTTACCGCCACGCCGGATGAAGTCTATCCGGATGAAGGGTTAAGCACCAGTTCGATCAGGGCATTGGTGACCCAGCTGGACCAGCCTGCTCCGGACGGCACCCGCGTCAGCTTTGCCATCGTATCGGGTACCGGTGGATTCAACTCCACGTTGACGTTAACCGAGATTTTCGCCACTACCATCGCCGGTCAGGCGGGCGTTACCTATTATTCCGGCGGTAGACCGGGGGATGTGACGATCAGGGCTACCCTGGCTGACGGGACCACCGCCACTGTGGATCTCAAGTTGACCAGAGGGGCCGGTGAACCGTTTAATATCGATCTGCAATTCTTCCCTCCGGAACTCTCCGCAGACGGCGGGGACAGCCAAAGTTATGTCAGGGCGGACGTTACGGACGACGAGGGGTTTCCCGTACTTGACAATACCCTCATCACCTTTGCCATCATAGAGGGTTCCGGGGCATTTGGAAGTCCCTTCCCTACGGGTTTAAACGAAGTCACCACGCTTACCACGGCAGGCATCGCCAGTGTGATTTATTATTCCGGCTCCACCCCCGGCGATGTGCTGATCAGGGCCCAGGCGGATAACGGCAGCTTTGCTGAGGAAGTGCTGGCTCTGGTCGAGGTCATCGGATCTATGACCCTTACGGCCAGCCCGGCCAGCATTCCCGCAGACGGGACAAGCTCTTCAGCGATTACCGCGACCATAAGGGACAACTCAGGCAATCCGGTCCCGAGAGGAACTTCCGTTATATTTGACACCAGTCTCGGAACCATTTCCACCCCCTCTGTGACCACCCCAAATGATTCAGGCGTGGTAACGGTTTCACTGATCGCCGGGAACACAGCAGGGATAGCGGTGGTAACGGCAACGGCGACAGTCGGCACGACTCCCCTTACCCAGTCAACAACGGTGACTATCGGTACTCCGATCATCTTACTGACCGCGGTCCCAAATAGCATTGACGACGGGGGAACAACAACCCTCACAGCCACTGTTAGATTTGATGATGGGACACCGGTTCCAGGTGTCTTAGTGGAGTTTAGAAAAGCAGATGCCGGCGCCACGACATCGCTGGACCCAACAGTCAAGATGACTGACGCAGATGGGAAAGCAACAGTTACACTTACAGGCACTCTGACAGACCCAACAGCTGCTGGATCAACGACAGTAACGGCTACCTACGGAACCGAAACGGCCAACGTTACCATTCCCATTACTGTGCCTTAA
- a CDS encoding BrnA antitoxin family protein has product MEKVLPQIDSIQELARFWDTHDLADFEDQLEEVRESVFKRSTRNVSRDLEICRN; this is encoded by the coding sequence ATGGAAAAGGTACTTCCACAAATAGATTCCATACAGGAACTGGCCAGATTCTGGGATACCCATGACCTGGCTGATTTCGAGGATCAATTGGAAGAGGTCCGTGAGAGCGTTTTCAAACGTAGCACGAGGAACGTGTCACGCGATCTTGAAATCTGCCGGAATTAA
- a CDS encoding type II toxin-antitoxin system HicB family antitoxin, which yields MIELPYSLIIEATEEPDYFGFYSPDLEGFTGIGHSVEDCIYKAKWGMKEHVELLSQQKLPVPMKNPNPKILVQNEKDPEQWGRLASG from the coding sequence ATGATTGAATTGCCATATTCCCTAATAATTGAAGCCACGGAAGAGCCTGATTACTTTGGATTCTATTCCCCTGATCTTGAGGGGTTCACGGGTATAGGCCATTCTGTTGAGGACTGCATTTACAAAGCCAAGTGGGGGATGAAAGAACATGTAGAACTCTTGTCTCAGCAAAAGCTGCCGGTTCCCATGAAGAACCCCAATCCGAAAATTCTTGTTCAAAATGAAAAAGACCCTGAGCAATGGGGAAGGCTGGCGAGTGGCTAA
- a CDS encoding LysM peptidoglycan-binding domain-containing protein produces MLSNAHRKHIRFCFTAWLFLLVLVFIVPAIPLAEEKTPPYYPEGYRGKSGSDVDIPIKDFPSLFKKAPATSGTDKKPSPQYREARPESPVLSAKPDIEDSGLRPPGIDEGTFQTQEYVVQEGDWLVKILREKGLIKDQNLPELLSLLRKLNSSLRSLDMIQPGEKIVILVKVVPGSESEEETPRDLKYETYRVKRGDILSRVAMRRYNISKEQFSREYLKLFMESNPSIKDPDKLLVGQVIRLPLYPATPIDIAKKPPVMRDLEKSPHGRVALKAPAMPERVQPPRPRPPLPPKTPPPPPAPVKVRPAPDVKDTPPPPQSWPASLKPVTPARIDDSVRPGRGGQATIIITDGLGTVISRMGEEWVNSGEHFIPMASGGHINLDAQSYPIVRLQQGITVIVDVHSALPQKMSRVLESTWANYRVVRLSPSDDLRSALDKILNAFSYPKAFKKGDPLTLGGAVPVSITGDWIITPPQTRSGKGPKYVVINLMEGQSRGLPRTIKNYLKLLGVEVIEYPQPEEGPSDGGAPASTARTAEDPAALIAAVLNLMAQPFTSQKNIPAYATRNEDFKFTVKADFYLEIRGRRHIIDLGGLGPDVVSLLKDNGVSVLSLAQNKDPADMVSKVLEFLNVHFDRGPHVFMAKKEDMSRNVKLTLSGITFHDHKGNSVLVTSVDLPPEIVSFLSQRGYNILVLSPLAPSGAGSA; encoded by the coding sequence ATGTTGAGCAACGCCCATAGGAAGCATATCCGCTTTTGTTTTACGGCCTGGCTGTTCCTCCTGGTCTTGGTCTTCATTGTGCCGGCGATCCCCCTGGCTGAGGAAAAGACGCCTCCCTATTATCCGGAAGGATACCGGGGCAAGAGCGGATCCGATGTCGATATTCCAATAAAGGATTTCCCCTCCCTTTTCAAAAAAGCCCCGGCCACATCCGGGACCGATAAGAAGCCATCCCCTCAATATCGGGAAGCGCGGCCCGAGAGTCCCGTACTGTCAGCGAAGCCGGATATCGAAGACTCGGGGCTCCGGCCGCCGGGAATCGATGAGGGGACCTTTCAAACGCAGGAATATGTGGTGCAGGAAGGGGATTGGCTGGTCAAGATCCTTCGGGAAAAAGGGCTGATCAAGGATCAGAATCTGCCTGAACTCCTCTCCCTGCTGAGAAAGCTCAATTCCTCCCTCCGCAGTCTGGATATGATCCAGCCGGGTGAAAAGATCGTTATCCTGGTAAAAGTAGTCCCGGGCAGTGAATCAGAGGAGGAGACCCCGCGGGATCTAAAATATGAGACATACCGGGTCAAGCGGGGCGATATCCTGAGCCGGGTGGCCATGCGCCGGTACAATATTTCAAAGGAACAGTTCAGCCGCGAGTACCTGAAACTTTTTATGGAGAGCAACCCCTCCATCAAGGACCCGGACAAGCTGTTGGTCGGACAGGTGATCAGGCTCCCCCTCTACCCGGCAACCCCCATTGATATTGCGAAGAAGCCGCCTGTGATGCGGGACCTGGAAAAATCCCCCCACGGACGAGTGGCCCTGAAGGCGCCGGCCATGCCCGAACGCGTCCAGCCCCCCCGACCCAGGCCGCCGTTACCGCCCAAGACGCCGCCTCCCCCGCCTGCGCCGGTCAAGGTCAGGCCGGCGCCGGACGTGAAGGACACGCCCCCGCCTCCCCAATCCTGGCCCGCCTCTTTGAAACCGGTGACACCGGCACGGATAGACGACAGTGTCCGTCCAGGGAGAGGCGGTCAGGCCACCATCATCATCACGGACGGTCTGGGTACGGTGATTTCGAGGATGGGGGAGGAGTGGGTCAATTCAGGGGAGCATTTTATCCCCATGGCCTCGGGCGGGCACATTAACCTGGATGCACAATCGTATCCGATTGTCCGCCTTCAGCAGGGGATCACGGTGATTGTGGATGTTCACAGCGCGCTTCCGCAGAAAATGTCCAGGGTGCTGGAATCGACCTGGGCGAATTACCGGGTGGTGCGGCTCTCCCCCAGTGATGACCTGCGTTCGGCGCTGGATAAGATATTGAATGCCTTCAGCTACCCCAAGGCCTTTAAAAAGGGCGATCCCCTGACACTGGGGGGGGCCGTCCCGGTCAGCATTACCGGAGATTGGATCATTACGCCGCCTCAAACCCGTTCAGGGAAAGGTCCGAAGTATGTGGTTATAAACCTCATGGAGGGGCAAAGCCGGGGTCTCCCCCGAACCATCAAGAACTACCTGAAGCTGCTGGGGGTGGAGGTCATTGAATATCCCCAGCCCGAGGAAGGGCCTTCAGACGGAGGGGCGCCGGCCTCAACCGCCCGGACCGCGGAAGATCCTGCGGCATTGATCGCGGCGGTGTTGAACCTGATGGCCCAGCCGTTTACCAGCCAGAAGAATATCCCGGCCTATGCGACCCGCAATGAGGATTTCAAATTCACGGTCAAGGCGGATTTTTATCTGGAAATCAGGGGACGCCGGCACATCATCGATCTGGGAGGGCTGGGTCCGGATGTGGTTTCCCTTTTGAAGGACAACGGCGTCTCGGTCCTCTCCCTGGCGCAAAATAAGGACCCGGCCGACATGGTGTCAAAGGTTCTCGAATTCCTGAATGTGCACTTCGATCGCGGTCCCCATGTGTTCATGGCCAAAAAGGAAGACATGTCCAGAAACGTCAAGCTGACCCTTTCAGGAATCACCTTTCATGACCACAAGGGCAATTCCGTGCTCGTGACGTCGGTGGATCTCCCGCCTGAGATTGTCTCATTCCTGTCACAGAGAGGGTACAATATCCTGGTCCTTTCGCCCTTAGCGCCTTCGGGTGCAGGGAGCGCCTGA
- a CDS encoding trypsin-like peptidase domain-containing protein: protein MVKNIGNMKRHVIALIALLGLFSLIAGDGWAKKVYIWRDSDGQAHFSDTPPGPEESGGEVEERRFKEAPPTEETAPVVARSPIEHAVQCTFRIKNKKGGASGFFIDDKGLAVTARHVVQSATYSMEAEVPGHSRKYRVRILKKSRHHDLALLRVAIDRPTPYLEIRDPHTLKPGEELWAIGNPLLAFKETVTKGNFSRMFPEEDWKKEAKMKLPPHKFRGDQVQFSTPVIPGNSGGPVVDRDGKVVGVVSFGFPNTPINFAAPSSYIQTEFESYLK from the coding sequence ATGGTGAAAAACATCGGCAACATGAAACGGCATGTCATCGCCTTGATCGCGCTCCTGGGGCTTTTCTCCCTGATTGCAGGGGACGGATGGGCCAAAAAGGTCTACATCTGGCGGGACAGTGACGGACAAGCCCATTTTTCCGACACCCCTCCGGGCCCTGAGGAGAGCGGCGGTGAGGTGGAGGAAAGAAGATTCAAGGAGGCGCCCCCCACGGAAGAAACCGCCCCGGTGGTTGCCAGGAGCCCGATTGAACACGCGGTCCAGTGCACCTTCAGGATCAAAAACAAGAAAGGCGGGGCATCGGGGTTTTTCATCGACGACAAGGGTCTGGCCGTGACGGCAAGACATGTGGTCCAGTCCGCCACGTACAGTATGGAGGCTGAAGTCCCAGGCCATAGCCGGAAATACAGGGTTCGGATTCTGAAAAAGAGCCGCCATCACGACCTTGCGCTTCTCCGGGTCGCGATAGACCGGCCGACCCCCTATCTTGAGATCAGAGATCCCCATACACTTAAGCCCGGCGAGGAACTCTGGGCAATCGGCAACCCCCTGCTGGCGTTTAAGGAAACCGTTACCAAGGGAAATTTCAGCCGGATGTTTCCGGAGGAGGACTGGAAGAAAGAAGCAAAGATGAAACTCCCTCCTCATAAATTCAGGGGGGATCAGGTGCAGTTTTCCACGCCGGTGATTCCGGGCAACAGCGGGGGGCCGGTGGTGGACCGGGACGGCAAAGTCGTAGGGGTGGTAAGCTTCGGGTTTCCCAATACGCCCATCAATTTTGCAGCGCCGAGTTCATATATTCAAACGGAATTCGAGTCCTACCTGAAATAA
- a CDS encoding HAD family hydrolase yields MTNIKKISAVIFDCDGVMFDSRQANINFYNHLLERYGLPLMAEDQTDYVHMNTAEKSVRHIFQGTPFTEEAQAYRLQMDYSPFIKDMVMEPGLKELLIHLRPRVRLAVATNRSNTIMDVLDQNSLSGFFDMVVSSLDVENPKPHPESIHKILDFFDLGPDQAVYIGDSPIDLETARAAGVHFIAYGNGNLEAALSAGNMAEVEKVLAEIEQQ; encoded by the coding sequence ATGACCAACATAAAAAAAATATCTGCGGTGATCTTTGACTGCGACGGGGTCATGTTCGACTCACGTCAGGCCAATATCAATTTTTATAACCACCTCCTGGAGCGCTACGGCCTCCCGCTCATGGCGGAAGACCAGACGGATTACGTGCATATGAACACGGCGGAGAAGTCGGTCCGCCATATTTTCCAGGGGACGCCGTTCACTGAGGAGGCCCAGGCCTACCGGTTGCAGATGGACTATTCGCCCTTTATCAAGGATATGGTCATGGAACCCGGCCTGAAAGAGCTCCTCATCCATCTCAGGCCCAGGGTACGGCTGGCCGTGGCCACCAACCGCAGCAACACCATCATGGATGTGTTGGATCAAAACAGCCTGAGCGGGTTTTTTGATATGGTGGTATCGTCCCTGGATGTGGAGAATCCCAAGCCTCACCCGGAATCGATTCACAAAATCCTCGATTTTTTTGACCTGGGCCCGGATCAGGCGGTCTACATCGGCGATTCACCCATCGATCTTGAAACCGCCAGGGCCGCCGGGGTCCATTTTATCGCCTATGGGAACGGAAATCTGGAAGCAGCCTTAAGCGCCGGAAACATGGCCGAAGTGGAAAAGGTCCTGGCAGAAATCGAGCAGCAATAG
- a CDS encoding acyloxyacyl hydrolase, whose product MHNPMIRVLSGLKFTPLFFCFAILLGWSSSAWAEPVPETAAHSENDVYAKGRLSLQLVSGALFSLTNVPDGTPVFNYAQTNLRLGVMFTDPGPQDCFLRGNWEGIFEVTNSIIFKGFGNYMGGVTALVRYNFVQPDWKVIPYLQAGAGIIYNDAYKDQSQNAIGQAIEFTPQASVGLHYMISDKWALDVEGMIQHISNADMAERNSGINAVGGFVGITYFFDGLWQWQVPSE is encoded by the coding sequence ATGCATAATCCAATGATTCGCGTACTGTCCGGACTGAAATTCACCCCTCTCTTCTTCTGTTTCGCAATACTGCTTGGATGGTCTTCTTCTGCATGGGCCGAACCGGTCCCGGAGACAGCGGCGCATTCGGAAAACGACGTTTATGCCAAGGGGCGCCTTTCGCTTCAACTCGTTTCCGGGGCCCTGTTTTCTCTGACGAACGTCCCGGATGGCACCCCTGTCTTCAACTATGCCCAGACCAACCTGCGGCTGGGGGTTATGTTTACCGATCCCGGGCCGCAGGATTGCTTCCTGAGAGGAAACTGGGAAGGCATTTTTGAAGTCACCAATTCCATTATCTTCAAGGGTTTTGGAAATTATATGGGCGGGGTAACCGCCCTGGTCCGGTACAACTTCGTCCAGCCGGATTGGAAAGTGATTCCCTATCTCCAGGCGGGCGCCGGGATCATATACAATGACGCATATAAGGACCAATCCCAGAATGCCATCGGCCAGGCCATCGAATTCACCCCCCAGGCCAGCGTGGGATTGCACTATATGATTTCCGACAAATGGGCACTTGACGTGGAGGGGATGATTCAACACATTTCCAATGCGGACATGGCGGAACGCAATTCCGGCATCAATGCCGTGGGTGGATTTGTGGGGATCACCTATTTTTTTGATGGACTTTGGCAGTGGCAAGTCCCCTCGGAATAG
- a CDS encoding CPBP family intramembrane metalloprotease: MTSKNDRGESAGIQMKTLALCLGAVIAVEAGTRLELQGKTVPPMVVLGGVRLLQAGLITLIVFVRHKRLRPIGLSLKELVPGLRRGLLWTGGFGLLVLLAGALLYVAGIHPLSLIHTPLPARPGHILLFFIVGGLIAPVTEELFFRGVLYGYFRRWGAVAAILLSTLAFVLAHPVFPAIPITQVVGGLLFALAYEVEKNLMVPITLHSLGNTAIFGLSLISQQGWAP; the protein is encoded by the coding sequence ATGACATCGAAGAACGACCGAGGGGAATCAGCCGGAATCCAGATGAAGACCCTGGCCCTCTGTCTCGGGGCGGTCATTGCCGTGGAAGCCGGTACGAGGCTGGAATTACAGGGAAAGACCGTCCCACCCATGGTGGTTCTCGGAGGGGTGCGCCTGTTGCAGGCCGGTCTCATCACCCTGATTGTTTTTGTCCGGCATAAAAGACTGAGGCCCATTGGATTGTCTCTGAAAGAATTGGTTCCGGGACTCAGAAGGGGACTCCTCTGGACTGGGGGTTTCGGGCTTCTTGTTTTACTGGCAGGGGCCCTCCTCTATGTCGCGGGCATCCACCCTCTCTCCTTGATACATACCCCCCTCCCGGCCCGTCCCGGCCATATCCTCCTCTTTTTTATTGTGGGAGGACTCATCGCTCCGGTCACGGAAGAACTCTTTTTCCGAGGCGTCCTCTACGGGTATTTCAGGCGGTGGGGGGCCGTGGCGGCCATCCTGTTGAGCACCCTCGCATTTGTCCTGGCACACCCGGTCTTCCCGGCCATTCCGATCACCCAGGTGGTGGGGGGCCTCCTCTTTGCCCTGGCCTACGAGGTTGAAAAAAACCTCATGGTCCCCATCACCCTCCACTCCCTGGGCAACACGGCTATTTTCGGCCTCTCACTTATAAGCCAGCAGGGCTGGGCTCCCTGA
- a CDS encoding type II toxin-antitoxin system PemK/MazF family toxin, whose protein sequence is MVTPNQGDVYWVRFGPASDSGPAGKRPAVVIQNDLLNRSHIRTTVVALLTSKLKLAEVPGNVRLNKGAGNLPRASVAVVSQMATVDKGRLLEKIGTLNRQDAEEIIRGCRDVISLVEG, encoded by the coding sequence GTGGTAACGCCGAATCAGGGAGACGTCTACTGGGTCCGATTCGGTCCTGCATCCGATTCCGGGCCGGCCGGGAAACGGCCCGCGGTGGTGATTCAAAATGATCTGCTGAACCGAAGTCATATCCGGACGACCGTGGTTGCCCTCCTGACGTCCAAACTGAAACTGGCTGAGGTCCCCGGAAACGTGCGCCTCAACAAGGGGGCCGGGAATCTCCCCAGGGCAAGCGTTGCCGTGGTGAGTCAAATGGCCACGGTGGATAAGGGGCGACTCCTTGAAAAGATCGGTACCTTGAACCGGCAGGATGCTGAGGAGATTATCCGGGGCTGCAGGGACGTCATTAGCTTGGTCGAAGGATGA